A portion of the Bacteroidales bacterium genome contains these proteins:
- a CDS encoding PKD domain-containing protein, with the protein MDRVGRFIKITSIFFISLFSGSVVAQTDTDFWFVVPEITVNHGFPGGIPANLRFATFNLPATVTISMPANSVAFPDIVINIAANSTGSVNLDNWIYTAGAEQNKLENKTLSASGINNFGLHITSTSLITAYYEINNAWNTDIWALKGKNALGTNFYTPFQTHGDNGSYAAPIASDNTYSAIDIVATENGTTVTVTPTKNAGYGNAGSTIAANTPKTFVLNKGQTLSIYPQGKSRVAANRLAGSHVTSDKPIAVSLKDDSIIHPSGGCRDVAGDEIVPVNIIGVEYIVMGTFLNLRDYVYVVATQNATPIYVDGVLATTINAGQQYQILLPNPTSYKKIASRLLVTDPYKPIYVFHIGGFGCEQGGAIVPPIDVCTGSTKVAFTRPKSSPFYLTMMVRDNAQDGFLVDGVVRNDLIPPASFVLVPGTPWRVARFGSFSTAQVAMGQHLISNTKDIFHLGIVNGDAGTTCMYGYFSDFNKFDPKSFVLETGGPGNTLCYGESAQLFASGGTKYAWTPSDFLDDPFSDTPLASNVTKSLKYKIVVSGVCSLKDSGEIELIVAPYMDAKFTTDVFSGCAPLTVNIINNSSGVAFSEWDFNSDGDLADPGEGLNNAPTFNHVFDNLTSDTIRYNITMLASDASSICFKQVTKSILVYPRISASYTTTIPDPNHCHPLNVTFNNTSIGKIGPPTAENGLSYSWDFGDGGTSYDKSPTHLYNNLNIGPTTYVGSLLITDKYNNCNATTPLSVTVQPYIQASFVIDKVENCSPFNLTVLNDSKGGVNNYFWDRDGDIATGPSGFEYSVPAATGWSLLYTNTTITNTPKLVTIRLKVTNAGGCSDVTSQTITIDPPVSTSFVTNNNGNPLGCSPLNLNFTSTTTNATIYHWLIDGNAIDNQTTAAYSFDNFTAAPVTKVVSFTASNTYGCSANQTSNVIVQPYVKADAAFDKETGCSPLTVNFNNTSSIGSTLFQWDFENNGSIDFSTKNIPVQIFANPSTTLGIRTIPIKLTASNAGGCTNSIIKIITVNPQSTVSFTYIDNANPNHCSPLNASFTSTVTNTETYQWEFGSYGASTIDNPPFTFTNDGVVDITVPVSLKTNNSFGCLATTSQNIVVRPSVKALFSLDKTAGCPPYNSTVSATTSAAIINYTWDFDGTSYTGSNQVFPNPTNLTGLDINRNIKLTVSSGFCSDQLTKSIVVYPQVEARWTALPVTNGCNPLTVNLQNQSALFGTNAPISNILWDFNDNTSSIATTISHIFTNSDNTLPKTFNVSLTATTPRGCVDTKTFPVTVNPAVSAAFNSQVIKQCTPMQVQILNASFAGPTISTYNWNFNGGIPQSVVDDDFVVEFTNPDPENPVNRTVTLNLNNTFGCTSSTSQTFAVDPQVIAGVNIALPLTGGGIPIDKLCAPANFTFKNLSTGGNISFTWDFNDGDIQTISNRNNIAHLFENRTAATKQFDVKLTALNTKGCSSNATQTVFAFPEVNSRFSMTRDSACTPFYINLKDESLNGTQWAWDFGHTIGGIPQQRTSLISGESFIKLIDNETITDEIKKYKINLRLDDLGTGCWDTISQFIQVYPRVISTFNVNPISGCSPTTITFTNISKGLGNYLWELDNGLSFNSTTPANLNIDNPSTVNESILNIKLTATNILGCKSASRKTVTIAPKIIASYSSSIIEACEPFTAQFSNLTPSTAYNYDWTINGASESNLQDYSRVFTNLSNPPIINKFKVKLKSTYKNNALCFDTISRFITVNPRIYPDFNITNSTSCHPLVTDINNTTISYNSSNSYSWNLGNGTFSTQKNLSSLLYKNNLATKDTIYNIKLITRSVHQCADSVTKIITVHPRPIASYVMNNESLSCSPFPISLTNLSSGTNLSFAFNLGDGTLINTIDKNQVIAHTYHNLTSDVQPYVISLNATTAFGCQNSTSQTVYAYPEVKADFSFNPGNAACSPFVVSLNNISQNAYFYQWSFKDGTNSNLMSPNHRFVNVTENDKIFGIHLRSISEYDCEDTITIPLTVYATPVANFSVNPPLKIFPDATFNFHNQSKPAADSWTYSWTFGDGYTSSLKEAGDHTYTTWGPKANDFIYRSTLRVENSHCWDTTSNILRLLPAEPIPFFSADIYNSCSPLETHLINASQYGANYLWDFGDGTTSTVDEPIHIFTKPGYYNVKLRVTGDGGDSYYYKTFRVFQNPVADFAVFPKKVMLPDATVHVYNLSKYAVRYEWDLGDGTLTNEKDPVHTYTEINQFGVSLRAFAADSLGGCQDDTSNFPEVWVEGYGKIRFPNAFTPNKNGSNGGLYDDIDYRNEVFHPVHYGIVEYKLMIFNRWGEQLFLSKDVKVGWDGYFNGKICDQGVYIWRAIGKYTNGKTFDIKGNVTLLK; encoded by the coding sequence ATGGATAGAGTTGGTCGATTCATCAAAATTACAAGTATTTTTTTTATTTCCCTATTTTCTGGCAGTGTAGTTGCTCAGACGGATACAGATTTTTGGTTTGTTGTACCCGAAATTACTGTCAACCATGGCTTTCCGGGAGGAATACCTGCAAATCTGCGTTTTGCAACATTTAATTTGCCGGCCACAGTGACAATAAGCATGCCTGCTAACTCAGTGGCCTTTCCTGATATTGTTATTAATATTGCAGCTAACTCTACTGGATCCGTTAATCTTGATAACTGGATTTATACCGCGGGAGCAGAGCAAAACAAACTTGAAAACAAAACACTTAGTGCTTCAGGAATAAATAACTTTGGACTTCACATTACTTCAACTAGTTTAATTACGGCTTATTACGAAATAAATAATGCTTGGAATACTGATATTTGGGCATTAAAAGGTAAAAATGCTCTGGGTACAAATTTTTATACACCTTTTCAAACACATGGAGATAATGGTAGTTATGCGGCACCGATTGCGAGCGACAATACCTATTCTGCAATTGATATTGTTGCAACTGAGAATGGAACAACAGTGACTGTTACTCCAACAAAAAATGCGGGATATGGCAATGCGGGATCCACTATTGCAGCAAATACTCCCAAAACTTTTGTTCTTAATAAAGGACAAACTCTTTCAATATATCCTCAAGGTAAAAGCCGTGTTGCAGCCAACCGATTAGCTGGTTCACATGTTACATCCGACAAACCAATTGCAGTTTCCTTAAAGGATGATTCAATAATACATCCATCTGGGGGTTGTCGAGATGTAGCGGGTGATGAGATTGTTCCTGTTAATATTATTGGTGTTGAATATATTGTTATGGGGACTTTCTTGAATTTAAGGGATTATGTATATGTTGTAGCTACTCAAAATGCCACACCAATTTATGTAGATGGAGTTTTAGCGACTACAATAAATGCAGGACAACAGTATCAAATCTTATTACCTAACCCTACTAGCTATAAGAAGATAGCTTCGCGATTACTTGTTACGGATCCTTATAAACCAATCTACGTTTTTCACATTGGGGGATTTGGCTGCGAACAGGGTGGTGCAATTGTTCCTCCTATTGATGTTTGTACAGGGAGTACTAAGGTTGCTTTTACGCGACCTAAGTCAAGTCCTTTTTACCTAACTATGATGGTTCGGGATAATGCTCAGGATGGTTTTTTGGTTGATGGGGTGGTAAGAAACGATTTAATTCCACCAGCATCATTTGTATTGGTACCTGGTACTCCTTGGCGTGTAGCCAGATTTGGTAGTTTTTCTACCGCCCAAGTAGCCATGGGACAACACCTTATATCTAATACAAAGGATATTTTTCACCTAGGAATTGTGAATGGGGATGCAGGTACAACTTGTATGTACGGTTATTTTTCTGATTTTAATAAATTCGACCCAAAATCATTTGTGCTAGAAACAGGCGGACCGGGTAACACTTTGTGCTATGGTGAATCCGCCCAACTTTTTGCAAGCGGTGGCACAAAGTATGCTTGGACTCCCAGTGATTTTCTTGATGATCCTTTTAGCGATACCCCACTTGCATCTAATGTTACAAAGTCGTTAAAGTACAAGATTGTTGTTAGCGGGGTTTGTAGCCTTAAAGATTCTGGAGAGATTGAATTGATTGTTGCTCCTTACATGGATGCAAAGTTTACAACTGATGTTTTTTCAGGTTGTGCTCCCCTTACCGTAAATATTATTAATAATTCTTCGGGAGTTGCATTTAGTGAATGGGATTTTAATAGTGATGGTGATCTGGCAGATCCTGGGGAAGGTTTAAATAATGCACCAACGTTCAACCATGTATTTGATAACTTAACAAGCGATACAATTCGATACAATATTACGATGCTCGCATCAGATGCAAGTAGCATATGTTTTAAGCAGGTGACTAAAAGCATCCTTGTTTATCCTCGTATAAGTGCCAGCTACACCACAACGATTCCAGATCCGAATCATTGCCATCCACTAAACGTTACATTCAACAACACCTCTATTGGTAAAATTGGTCCGCCTACCGCAGAAAACGGTTTGTCGTATTCATGGGATTTTGGTGATGGGGGGACATCTTACGATAAAAGCCCTACTCATTTGTATAATAACCTAAATATTGGACCGACCACCTATGTGGGAAGTTTACTTATTACCGATAAATATAATAACTGTAATGCAACGACACCTCTTTCTGTTACTGTACAACCCTATATTCAGGCAAGTTTTGTGATCGACAAGGTTGAGAATTGCTCTCCATTTAACCTAACCGTTTTGAACGATAGCAAAGGTGGAGTAAATAACTATTTTTGGGATAGAGATGGAGATATAGCCACTGGACCTAGCGGTTTTGAATATTCAGTTCCAGCTGCAACTGGATGGTCGCTTTTGTACACGAATACAACAATAACCAATACACCAAAACTTGTAACCATTCGATTAAAAGTAACTAATGCAGGAGGATGTTCAGATGTAACTTCACAAACGATAACGATTGATCCACCTGTATCAACTAGTTTTGTGACAAATAACAATGGAAATCCTCTGGGTTGTTCTCCGTTGAACTTAAATTTTACATCAACTACAACTAACGCCACAATTTACCACTGGCTGATCGATGGCAATGCTATTGATAATCAAACCACAGCCGCTTATTCATTTGATAATTTTACTGCAGCACCTGTTACTAAAGTTGTAAGTTTTACTGCATCAAATACCTATGGTTGTTCTGCAAACCAAACATCTAATGTAATTGTACAACCCTATGTTAAAGCGGATGCAGCATTTGATAAAGAGACAGGTTGTTCTCCACTTACAGTTAATTTTAATAATACATCTTCAATCGGATCTACTCTTTTCCAGTGGGACTTTGAAAATAATGGTTCAATTGATTTTTCAACAAAAAATATTCCTGTGCAAATATTTGCCAACCCATCAACAACCCTTGGGATTAGAACTATTCCTATTAAACTTACGGCCAGTAATGCAGGAGGTTGTACAAATAGTATCATTAAAATAATTACGGTTAACCCTCAATCAACTGTTAGTTTTACATATATTGATAATGCAAACCCTAACCACTGTTCGCCTTTAAATGCATCATTTACAAGTACTGTAACTAACACTGAAACTTATCAATGGGAGTTTGGTTCTTATGGAGCATCAACCATTGATAATCCCCCTTTTACATTTACAAATGATGGTGTTGTTGATATTACAGTACCGGTTTCACTTAAAACAAATAATAGTTTTGGTTGTCTTGCCACAACATCCCAAAATATCGTTGTTAGACCGAGTGTTAAAGCTTTATTTAGTTTGGACAAGACAGCGGGATGCCCACCATACAATTCGACAGTTTCGGCAACCACCTCTGCAGCAATTATCAATTATACTTGGGATTTTGATGGAACGTCATATACAGGTTCAAATCAGGTATTTCCAAATCCAACAAACTTAACAGGTCTTGACATAAATCGAAATATTAAATTAACAGTAAGTAGCGGTTTTTGCTCAGATCAACTTACAAAATCAATAGTAGTTTACCCTCAGGTTGAGGCTCGCTGGACAGCATTACCAGTTACCAATGGATGTAACCCTTTAACTGTTAATCTCCAGAATCAATCCGCACTATTCGGAACAAATGCCCCAATCAGCAATATTCTTTGGGATTTTAACGATAATACTAGTTCTATTGCAACCACTATTAGCCATATTTTTACCAATTCGGATAATACTCTTCCAAAAACATTTAATGTTTCCTTAACTGCCACAACACCTAGAGGATGTGTTGACACAAAAACGTTTCCAGTTACTGTAAACCCTGCTGTTTCAGCTGCGTTTAATTCACAAGTGATTAAACAATGCACTCCAATGCAGGTTCAGATTCTTAATGCATCGTTTGCTGGGCCTACAATATCTACCTATAACTGGAATTTTAACGGTGGAATACCCCAGAGTGTGGTTGATGATGATTTTGTTGTTGAGTTTACAAACCCAGATCCCGAAAATCCAGTAAACAGAACTGTTACATTAAATCTCAATAATACCTTTGGTTGTACAAGTAGTACTTCGCAAACATTTGCTGTTGATCCACAGGTAATTGCAGGTGTCAATATTGCCTTACCATTAACAGGTGGGGGGATACCTATCGATAAACTTTGTGCTCCTGCAAATTTTACATTCAAAAACCTATCAACAGGTGGCAATATCTCATTTACTTGGGATTTTAACGATGGCGATATACAAACAATTTCTAATAGGAACAATATTGCTCATCTTTTCGAGAATAGGACAGCGGCAACAAAACAATTTGATGTTAAACTTACGGCTTTAAATACTAAGGGTTGTAGTAGTAATGCCACGCAAACTGTATTTGCATTTCCTGAAGTGAATTCTAGATTTTCAATGACAAGGGATAGTGCGTGTACACCTTTTTATATAAACCTAAAGGATGAATCTTTAAATGGTACTCAGTGGGCTTGGGATTTTGGTCATACTATTGGAGGCATTCCACAACAGAGAACATCCTTAATTTCGGGAGAGTCATTTATCAAACTTATTGATAATGAAACAATAACTGATGAGATTAAGAAATACAAAATCAACCTGAGACTTGATGATTTAGGAACTGGTTGTTGGGATACAATCTCGCAGTTTATTCAGGTTTATCCAAGAGTTATTTCAACCTTTAATGTAAACCCTATAAGTGGATGTAGTCCAACTACCATTACGTTTACCAATATTTCTAAAGGATTAGGGAATTATTTGTGGGAATTGGACAATGGGCTATCGTTTAATTCAACTACTCCGGCAAATCTGAATATTGATAATCCATCCACTGTAAATGAATCGATTTTAAATATTAAACTTACCGCAACTAATATTCTGGGATGCAAATCAGCCTCTAGAAAAACTGTAACAATTGCACCAAAAATTATTGCATCCTATAGTTCATCAATTATTGAGGCCTGCGAACCATTTACAGCGCAGTTTAGTAATTTAACCCCTTCTACTGCTTATAATTACGATTGGACTATTAATGGAGCGTCAGAGTCAAATTTACAGGATTATTCACGTGTATTTACAAATTTATCAAATCCTCCAATTATCAATAAGTTTAAAGTAAAGTTAAAATCTACTTATAAGAATAATGCATTATGTTTCGATACAATAAGTCGATTTATAACTGTAAATCCGAGGATTTATCCTGACTTTAATATTACAAATAGTACGAGTTGTCACCCTTTAGTAACTGATATTAATAATACTACTATTTCTTACAATAGTTCAAACTCTTATAGTTGGAACTTAGGGAACGGAACATTTTCAACCCAAAAGAACTTAAGTAGTTTGCTGTATAAAAATAATTTAGCTACCAAGGATACCATTTATAATATTAAACTAATTACTAGATCTGTTCATCAGTGTGCCGATTCTGTTACTAAAATAATTACAGTTCATCCTCGCCCAATTGCTTCCTATGTAATGAATAATGAAAGTTTGAGCTGTTCGCCATTTCCAATTAGTCTAACAAATCTTTCTAGTGGAACAAATCTTAGTTTTGCTTTTAATTTAGGAGATGGAACACTAATTAATACTATTGACAAAAATCAGGTTATTGCTCACACCTATCACAATCTCACTTCTGATGTTCAACCCTATGTAATTTCTCTGAATGCAACGACTGCATTTGGATGTCAGAATAGCACATCCCAAACAGTATACGCCTATCCTGAAGTTAAGGCAGATTTCTCATTTAATCCGGGAAATGCTGCATGTAGTCCTTTTGTCGTGTCCTTGAATAACATTTCACAAAACGCATATTTTTATCAGTGGAGTTTTAAAGATGGAACTAATTCAAATCTTATGAGCCCTAACCATAGATTTGTTAATGTTACTGAGAACGATAAAATATTTGGTATTCATCTTCGATCAATTTCAGAGTATGATTGTGAGGATACCATTACAATACCTTTGACGGTTTACGCTACCCCTGTAGCCAATTTCTCTGTTAATCCACCGTTAAAGATATTCCCAGATGCAACTTTTAATTTCCATAATCAATCTAAACCCGCAGCTGATAGTTGGACTTACTCGTGGACTTTTGGCGATGGTTATACTTCATCACTTAAAGAAGCGGGTGATCATACATATACAACTTGGGGTCCTAAGGCAAATGATTTTATTTATAGATCGACGCTTCGTGTAGAAAATTCTCATTGCTGGGATACAACTTCCAATATTTTAAGATTATTACCAGCAGAACCGATACCGTTCTTTTCTGCGGATATTTACAACTCATGTTCACCGCTTGAAACTCACTTGATTAATGCCTCTCAGTATGGAGCAAATTATTTATGGGACTTTGGCGATGGTACAACTTCAACTGTTGATGAACCTATTCACATATTCACAAAACCTGGTTACTATAATGTTAAATTAAGGGTAACAGGTGATGGCGGAGATTCATACTACTATAAAACATTTAGGGTATTCCAGAACCCTGTAGCTGATTTTGCTGTTTTTCCTAAAAAAGTTATGCTACCTGATGCTACAGTACATGTTTACAACCTATCAAAATACGCTGTCAGATATGAATGGGATTTAGGTGATGGTACGCTTACAAATGAAAAAGATCCTGTTCATACTTATACTGAAATTAATCAATTTGGAGTTTCACTTAGAGCATTCGCTGCTGACTCGTTAGGAGGTTGTCAGGATGATACATCCAATTTTCCGGAAGTATGGGTTGAAGGTTATGGTAAAATAAGATTTCCGAATGCTTTTACACCAAATAAAAATGGTTCAAATGGAGGTCTGTACGATGATATTGATTATAGAAATGAGGTTTTCCATCCAGTTCATTATGGTATTGTTGAGTATAAGTTGATGATATTCAACCGTTGGGGTGAACAACTATTCTTATCGAAAGACGTTAAAGTCGGTTGGGATGGCTACTTTAATGGAAAAATTTGCGATCAGGGTGTTTATATTTGGAGGGCAATTGGAAAATATACTAATGGAAAAACATTTGACATAAAAGGGAATGTAACCTTACTCAAATAG